A DNA window from Helianthus annuus cultivar XRQ/B chromosome 15, HanXRQr2.0-SUNRISE, whole genome shotgun sequence contains the following coding sequences:
- the LOC110911542 gene encoding arginine decarboxylase: MPSLAFSVAAAMAALAPPSGVSGYTGWDSPENNNNDILFSGVAQPTDSFVPEDSLLTNWTPPHSSALYKVDGWGAPYFAVNSSGNVTVRPHGSSTMDHQEIDLLKVVKKATDSKSVGGLDLKLPLIIRFPDVLKNRLECLQTAFNYAVKSLSYTSHYQGVYPVKCNQDRFLVEDIVKFGSSFRFGLEAGSKPELLLAMSCLCKGASESLLICNGFKDAEYISLALIARKLSLNTVIVLEQEEELDSVIDISLKLGVRPVVGVRAKLRTKHSGHFGSTSGEKGKFGLTTTQIVRVVKKLYQCGMLDCFQLLHFHIGSQIPSTALLADGVGEAAQIYCELVRLGANMKVIDIGGGLGIDYDGSKSANSDVSVAYGLEEYAMAVVQAVKFVCDRNSVKHPVICSESGRALVSHHSVLIFEAVSSSKYRVPTMSSFDIQHFIEQLPEDAHSDYNNLSESAIRGDYEACLAYADQLKQRCVEKFKDGSLDIEQLAATDGLCDLVAKEIGVSNPVSTYHVNLSVFTSIPDFWGIEQVFPILPIHRLDERPTKRGILSDLTCDSDGKIDKFIGGESSLPLHELEGESGMKYYLGMFLGGAYQEALGGVHNLFGGPSVVRVSQSDGPFGFAVTRAVPGPSCSDVLRSMQHEPEIMFQTLKHRIEEFVHDEGDMGGAMIAGGIAQSFNNMPYLTVGSSCCLTAANGNNGYYYCSDEDFAGGSDAVAGEDEPWSYVCA; this comes from the coding sequence ATGCCATCTTTAGCGTTTTCTGTTGCCGCTGCTATGGCTGCTCTTGCTCCCCCATCCGGTGTATCCGGTTACACCGGATGGGACAGCCCGGAGAACAATAACAATGATATATTATTCTCCGGCGTAGCTCAACCGACTGACAGCTTTGTTCCAGAAGATTCACTATTAACAAACTGGACCCCGCCTCATTCGAGTGCTTTGTACAAAGTTGACGGCTGGGGAGCGCCGTACTTCGCCGTTAACTCCTCCGGCAACGTCACCGTCCGGCCACACGGTAGCTCCACCATGGACCACCAGGAAATAGATCTTTTAAAGGTGGTGAAAAAAGCTACCGATTCGAAATCCGTTGGTGGCTTAGATCTCAAGCTTCCGTTAATAATCAGGTTTCCTGATGTGTTGAAAAACAGACTCGAATGTCTTCAAACGGCGTTTAATTACGCCGTTAAGTCTCTGTCTTACACCTCTCACTACCAAGGTGTGTATCCCGTGAAATGTAACCAGGACCGGTTCCTGGTTGAGGATATTGTCAAATTCGGATCCTCGTTCCGGTTCGGGTTAGAAGCGGGTTCCAAACCCGAGCTTCTGTTAGCGATGAGCTGCTTGTGTAAGGGTGCTTCGGAGTCTCTACTGATATGTAATGGATTTAAAGATGCGGAATACATTTCGTTAGCTTTGATTGCTAGAAAGCTATCACTAAACACTGTAATTGTTTTGGAGCAAGAAGAGGAATTGGATTCTGTGATTGACATCAGTTTGAAGCTAGGCGTTCGTCCGGTTGTCGGCGTTCGTGCTAAGCTGAGAACTAAGCATTCGGGTCATTTCGGAAGTACTTCAGGGGAAAAGGGGAAGTTTGGTCTTACCACTACACAAATTGTTCGTGTGGTGAAAAAATTGTATCAATGTGGGATGTTGGATTGCTTCCAATTGCTCCATTTCCATATCGGGTCGCAGATCCCTTCGACCGCTTTGCTTGCTGATGGTGTTGGAGAGGCTGCTCAGATTTACTGTGAACTGGTTCGTCTTGGTGCCAATATGAAGGTCATTGATATTGGTGGTGGGCTTGGGATTGATTATGATGGATCGAAATCCGCAAACTCGGATGTGTCTGTTGCTTATGGGTTAGAAGAGTATGCAATGGCGGTTGTTCAGGCGGTCAAGTTTGTTTGCGACCGTAACTCTGTGAAGCATCCTGTGATTTGCAGCGAGAGTGGGCGTGCGCTCGTGTCACATCATTCGGTACTTATATTCGAGGCAGTTTCTTCGAGCAAGTACAGGGTTCCAACTATGTCCTCGTTTGATATCCAGCATTTCATTGAGCAGCTCCCTGAGGATGCCCATTCGGATTATAATAACTTATCGGAGTCTGCGATTCGAGGCGATTATGAAGCGTGTTTGGCTTATGCTGATCAGCTGAAACAGAGGTGTGTGGAGAAGTTTAAAGACGGGTCATTGGATATCGAACAATTGGCTGCTACTGATGGGTTGTGTGATTTGGTTGCTAAGGAAATTGGGGTGTCGAATCCCGTAAGCACTTATCATGTTAATCTGTCGGTTTTCACATCGATTCCGGATTTCTGGGGGATAGAACAGGTGTTCCCTATACTTCCAATCCATCGTCTTGACGAACGCCCAACGAAAAGGGGGATTTTATCGGATCTAACTTGTGACAGTGATGGAAAGATTGACAAGTTCATCGGAGGCGAATCAAGCTTGCCGCTTCACGAATTGGAGGGCGAAAGCGGGATGAAGTACTATTTGGGGATGTTTTTAGGAGGAGCATACCAGGAGGCTCTTGGTGGTGTCCACAACTTGTTCGGTGGCCCGAGTGTGGTCCGTGTGTCGCAGAGTGACGGTCCCTTTGGTTTCGCTGTTACCCGAGCCGTCCCTGGCCCGTCCTGCAGTGATGTTCTCAGATCAATGCAACACGAACCGGAGATCATGTTCCAGACCCTTAAGCACAGGATTGAAGAATTCGTTCACGATGAAGGCGATATGGGTGGTGCGATGATCGCGGGTGGAATCGCGCAGTCTTTCAACAACATGCCTTACCTGACTGTTGGATCATCTTGCTGTCTTACTGCTGCAAATGGGAACAACGGGTATTATTACTGTTCTGATGAGGATTTCGCTGGTGGGTCGGATGCGGTTGCTGGCGAAGATGAGCCGTGGTCTTATGTCTGTGCTTGA
- the LOC110911541 gene encoding NADH dehydrogenase [ubiquinone] 1 beta subcomplex subunit 9, translating to MSGAASYLARRAAQKERVRILYRRALKDTLNWAVHRHLFYPDADALRERFDANKNVEDIETIDRMIADGESQYNKWRHPDPYIVPWAPGGSKFTRNPEPPAGIEIVYNYGREDH from the exons ATGAGCGGAGCAGCCTCGTATCTGGCTCGGAGAGCCGCACAGAAGGAGAGAGTGAGAATCCTCTACAGACGTGCTCTCAAAGACACTCTCAATTGGGCCGTTCATCGTCATCTCTTCTACCCCGAT GCTGATGCACTTCGTGAGAGATTTGATGCGAATAAGAATGTG GAAGATATAGAGACTATTGATAGAATGATTGCTGATGGTGAGTCACAGTACAACAAGTGGCGCCATCCTGATCCTTACATTG TTCCATGGGCTCCTGGTGGCAGCAAGTTTACTCGCAACCCTGAACCACCTGCTGGG ATTGAGATAGTTTATAATTATGGTCGAGAGGATCATTAG